The nucleotide window AGAAACTCTATTAACAGAAATGTCAAAATCTGTAATTTATCAGACAGATGATTTGACATTATTTCTTATTCTAAAAACACTGAAGACACTACTCTTTAGGAATAAACTGTTCACTTGCGGGATCAGTTGGGAAATCACTGCCAGCTCAATGAGCTAAATGATGCCTCAGTAAGTTAAAAAGACATGAGAGACCCCCAAAAGGACCAATTTACTCACGGAAAACAGCTTACTAATGAGCAGTTAGCTCCCTGATATCTGCATAACACAGACATGGGCTACACTGGGAAGATGCAAACTAGCACATACAATTGTATGTTCCATGAGCAGGACAACTGAAAAACACCCACACCCCTGCACACAACTTTGGTGTGGGAATCCAAATCACAGAATAAAGTCTCAGCTTGGTCCTTCCCATAAAAAGGGACTGAAAGTCTAGGGAAGGGTTGATTTAGAATGGGGCTGAAGATCTTTGTGGTTTAAAGATAGCAGGTAAGAAGTTATAGGGCTTAAAATGACTTTAGATATCATCTAGGGCAAATCCCTCAGCTTATTGGTGGGGAAACTTAGGCCTCAAATAAGTGTCAGCCCTAAACAATGGAAAAACCATGAGTAGAAGAGAAGCCATGAACTCTTGATGTGGTATTTTCCCCATTACACTGATCTCTCAGGCTCCTTTAAATCTCAGTGTGTATCATTTAATCAAGCTGGGGAAAATGACTGAGAAGATCAGATAGGAAAAACGCTGGATCTTTAGAAAGATTTTGGTAATAATTCATTTTCTAGCATGCTTAATActaacaaggggaaaaaaaacccccactTATCTTTTGgtaaaaatgttatttcctgCATGAAACAGGTTCCTTTTCTGAGAGCTGATTTTGTAGGTATGGGATAGCTCACAGCTGGCAGTTTTCGTATGCCCCATCCTTGTAGCTGGAGTTCGATCCGGCAGATCCTGTATCATCAGGCGGGCTGAAATGACTGCTATCTTGAGAATCTGTGTCGATACTCTTGGTCTCTGACTGAGGGTGGACAGAAACCTGAACTGCTAtctcctggccttgttcactcaGAGAACCATCGTCCGAATCGCCTCCTGGTGAACTACTCCGGCCCATCTCTGTGTTAATGACGTAGATGCCATCTTGAGCGTTCAAGGCGGGTCTCTCTTTAATCCTTTCTCCCATGTCATCAGGGTCATCCACTCGCACAGCCTCAAACATCTCCTCTACGAAGGCCCGACAGTTCAGAATAAGGGGTGGCAGAGGGACACTTCTCGCCAGTTCCTCGATATAACGGGCGAACTCCATGGTTTTAAACTGAGTGACTTTGGCCAGCTCCAGGGTCTTAGCCGAGGTGATGATGGGGATGCGTTTCGCGATCTCAAAGGCCTTCTGAAGCTTCTCTGCCCCTTCAGTTCGGAAGAATTCATTGATGGCTTTCTCGGTTTTGCGAAGGTGGCTGCTCATCATGCACAGCCGAGTGACATTCAGGATGAGAGTGATTGTGAAGGCAATCAGGCAAACGATCATGTAGTACACGCTCATGTCTCCTGAGGTGAAGATGACGCGCAGGGTGACCGAGTAGGAGGCACGGATTGGAGAGGTGATAAAACATGTATAGAGCCCACGGTCCGCAAAGGCTACCTTGGTGATATTCAGGAAGTTATCAGAAACCAACCATTTTCCACCTGATGacccaacagaaataaaaaattacagcaTAAAGAATACTATCACTAAATATGCCCACTGCCTTTATCACTAGTCTACCTTTTCATGAGACTACTTTAAATCAACTCATCTATTAGGTTTTGCTATTTGCTTAAATCATGTTAAGACAGGGGAGACTTTTATGTCCAGAGTCAGAATCAAGATCTTCCTTCCTGACACAAATGATTATCATAGCTGCCTTTTTATTGCTAGATGTTGAGAAATCTTTCAGGGAGACGGGTGTGTTGACAATGTtaaatgactaattttttttttctttttagggctgtacatgtagtatatggaaattcccaggctaggggttgaattggagctgcagctgccagcctataccacggtcACAacgatgtgggatccgagcttcgtctgtaatctatgccacagctcatggcaatgccagagcctaacccactgagagaggccagggatcaaacctgcatcctcagggttcctagtcaggtttgttaccactgagccacaatgggaatgcccctaAAAGactaatcttaaaaaaagatgctTATTTTACATC belongs to Sus scrofa isolate TJ Tabasco breed Duroc chromosome 16, Sscrofa11.1, whole genome shotgun sequence and includes:
- the MFAP3 gene encoding microfibril-associated glycoprotein 3 encodes the protein MKPHCCLFTLVVTVTVPAAFALEDVGFNQMTPLGVNHSSFNASFLPSFEFSTDSHSGDDVIIAREGSSVSIECLLTVDHYEDVYWYNSKGQQLDDRDRGGKWLVSDNFLNITKVAFADRGLYTCFITSPIRASYSVTLRVIFTSGDMSVYYMIVCLIAFTITLILNVTRLCMMSSHLRKTEKAINEFFRTEGAEKLQKAFEIAKRIPIITSAKTLELAKVTQFKTMEFARYIEELARSVPLPPLILNCRAFVEEMFEAVRVDDPDDMGERIKERPALNAQDGIYVINTEMGRSSSPGGDSDDGSLSEQGQEIAVQVSVHPQSETKSIDTDSQDSSHFSPPDDTGSAGSNSSYKDGAYENCQL